In Ascochyta rabiei chromosome 11, complete sequence, the following are encoded in one genomic region:
- a CDS encoding Beta-mannosidase, which produces MLTVTAHAHCCAIALTMRIPSRTSCVTQNLCTTLLLLSQTSLVAGIHHMNVKAPRRLERRKLDITPLLVTNNCPDDIWPGISTQSGNGPGTTGFKLTPGETRNQTVSEDWQGRVWGRTNCSFNDDGSGPAEGYGKACYSGDCNGILNCQVGGDVPVSLAEFTLDAGDGHTYYDISLVDGYNLPIAMVLQPLENVTLDDIPPNLTNPSCQGTAGLLAAQGYDPYLEFPNFLGTNSSYPLPWEEQVDQDKISRWCPWDLQQSPPDKPGDGVYPYPDDNIERPSFNPCFSACAKNNKPEDCCTGEYNSASKCRPGDYSKNVKEVCPDAYSFAFDDQSSTFIIPSGAGFEVVFCPGARSTKILDTSMAEMQQLSQQGKVDHQKARMLMERRQEMFSWDYETPGFFSRWLFPG; this is translated from the exons ATGCTTACAGTAACTGCACACGCTCATTGTTGTGCAATCGCTCTCACCATGCGCATTCCTTCCAGGACCAGCTGCGTCACGCAAAACCTATGTACCACACTTCTTCTTTTGAGCCAGACATCTCTGGTAGCAGGCATCCACCACATGAACGTCAAAGCACCTCGCAGACTGGAGCGACGGAAATTGGATATCACCCCGCTGCTAGTAACGAACAATTGTCCGGATGATATATGGCCTGGCATCTCTACTCAATCTGGGAATGGGCCTGGCACGACCGGCTTCAAGCTTACGCCTGGAGAGACAAGGAACCAGACGGTTTCAGAAGATTGGCAAGGCAGGGTTTGGGGCAGGACGAATTGCTCTTTCAACGACGACGGTAGCGGTCCTGCTGAAGGATACGGAAAGGCTTGCTACTCTGGCGACTGCAATGGCATCTTGAACTGTCAAGTCGGA GGCGACGTTCCTGTCTCGCTCGCAGAGTTCACGCTGGACGCGGGCGACGGACATACCTATTACGACATCTCCTTGGTTGATGGTTACAATCTCCCAATAGCAATGGTGCTCCAACCTCTCGAGAATGTTACGCTTGACGATATCCCACCGAATTTGACAAACCCTTCCTGTCAAGGTACTGCTGGCCTTTTAGCGGCTCAGGGTTACGATCCGTACCTGGAATTCCCGAACTTCCTCGGGACGAATTCTTCGTATCCTTTGCCTTGGGAAGAACAAGTGGACCAAGATAAAATCTCTCGGTGGTGCCCCTGGGATCTGCAGCAGTCACCCCCAGACAAGCCTGGCGACGGCGTATACCCGTACCCAGACGACAACATCGAACGACCATCCTTCAATCCCTGTTTCTCGGCCTGTGCGAAGAACAACAAGCCTGAAGATTGCTGTACAGGAGAGTACAATTCTGCCAGCAAGTGCCGACCGGGCGACTATTCCAAGAACGTCAAGGAAGTCTGCCCAGACGCTTACAGTTTCG CGTTCGATGATCAATCCTCGACATTCATCATTCCCTCGGGAGCTGGTTTCGAGGTAGTCTTCTGCCCTGGCGCGCGCTCGACAAAAATCCTGGATACAAGCATGGCCGAGATGCAGCAGCTATCACAGCAAGGAAAGGTCGATCATCAAAAGGCCAGGATGCTGATGGAGAGAAGGCAGGAGATGTTCAGTTGGGACTACGAAACGCCAGGGTTCTTCTCTAGGTGGCTATTTCCGGGATAA